ATATCTGCGATTTCAGGGTTCTCAAAGGATTCCCTTGCCATCACATGGCACCAGTGACATGTGGAGTATCCTATCGATAAAAATATTGGCTTCCTCTCTGCAATGGCCCTTCTGAAGGCATCATCACCCCATGGATACCAGTTCACAGGGTTGTGTGCATGCTGCAGTAAATAGGGACTCTTCTCCTTTATGAGAGAATTGGTGTACTCATCTTTCATTGGCTCCCCCTCAATGGTATATATGTTGATGACACTTTATTAATTGAGGGGTTGATTCTACTATCCTGGTCTGCTGATTGTAAACTGTTCCATCCTCTTGCTGTGCCAGATGAGATACTTGCATTCCAGGTTTTCATTAAAATTGTTCCATAATATTCCAGCATCCTGTCATAAGATCGAATCCTTTAATTAATTCTCCCTTCAAATTCATCTGTATAAATGATCAGGTGATCCGCAATGAGTCTCATCATAACCTACATAAGTAGCAAAGGATGTGTCATGGCCGGGGACAAACGGAGAATAGCCTACTTTGGTGATAAATCAAGTAGAGAGATCCTTGAGGATGAACTGTACGCCGGTAAGATAAAGAGTGATGATGAACTCCAGAGGAGGGCGTCAGAGCTTGGGGTGAATATAAAGGTCACAGATGACACATGCAAGGTCAGAAGCCTTGGAGACGTTGTTGTAGGTGAAATAAGCCAGAAGACACCCTTTGAGACAAGAAGAAGAAGGATATACGCAACAACAGGGGCCTACCAGATAATTGAACTCACAGGTTCAAGGATAACCAGCATGGAAAAGGGCGATACTGCAATAATAGTCTTCGGGAATAAGATAGCCAAGGAGATTACAAACAGGTTCCTCAAAAAGAGGTGGAGGACAAAGACAAGCCTTAAGGATGTCGCTGACCTCTTCAGGGAACTCATGGACCATGTGTCCTCACAGACACCCTCTGTTGGCAGCGAATATGACCTGTTCATAAAGAGCCCATCCCTGGATAAGAAGAGCGCCCACAAACTTCTGAGTGACACCATTGTGAGGGATGTCCGCCTCCTCCAGAAATGGAGGGCCAAACTCAAACAGGAGATGCTAGACCGACGGGAGGAGATGAAACTGGCCTCAAGGATCCTCACAGAGGGCGAGGTCGGCAGGGTTATGAGGCAGGAGGGAAACCACGTTGAGGTTAAACTTGCAGGTGATGTTGAGGCCTATGACACCCGCTGGAAGAAGGTTGCAGGTCCAGGTGACATGGTACTCATGAGGGTAGCAGATGGCGGCACCATCTCACCCGGCGAGAAAATAGCTGTAAGGGATGAGAACCTCTGCGTGGAGGGGAGGGATATAAAGATTGACTGTGACGTCATAATCTGTCGCAGGGAGGAATAAATTTTTATTGGCGGCGGATAAAGATAGGATGGGTGATTGAATGAGGTTAACGTTTCTAGGGAGTGGTGGCGGACGATTTCGCCACCATAACACAGAAGAGGATGACCGGCGGCCTGAGGATTGATGGAATCGCCGGCATGAACATACACATCGACCCTGGGCCGGGGGCGCTTGTGAGGTCCTATCAGTTCGACTCTGACCCCAAGAAGCTGGATGCTGTGATGGTCTCCCACTCACACACCGATCATTACACCGATGCAGAGGTCCTAATAGAGGCAATGACCAGGGGCATGACGCGCCAGAGGGGCACCATCATGGGAAGTTTAAGTGTAATGGAGGGTTACAGGGACTGGGGACCATGCATCTCAGATTACCATATGAGAAAATCACGATGCATAACACTATCAGCCGGTGAGACCGTTGATATAGGGGATCTTGAGGTCACAGGTACCGGTACCGTTCATGGGGACCCGACAGGTGTGGGGTTCAGGTTCAGGGCTGATGACCTTTCAGTTTCCTATACCTCGGATACAGAGTACTTCGATGGACTTGCAGAATACCACAGGGGGGCGGATGTCCTCATAGCAAGCGTCATAAGACCCGGGGATGAGCATATAAGGGGTCACATGTGTACGGATGATTTCATAAGACTCGTGGAGGATGTGGAGCCGGGTATTGCAGTGATGACCCACCTTGGAATGAAGATGATACTCAACGACCCTGAGATGGAGGCATTCAGGGTCCAGGAGGCAACGGGTATCAGGACACTGGCAGCGAGGGATGGCATGAAACTTGACCTGGATGGGAGCAGCCTTGATATTTCCTGAGGGCGCTCTTCATCCACATCCACACATGGGCCCGTCAAAGCCCCGGGCTTTGAATTTATCCAGCTATTGGTGGTATAAATGAACTTCAAAGGTTTTTTTGGATTTTGAGGATAAGGGTATTCAGGATCACTCAAATTAGCGGCTGTTCGCATGGTCTTGAAATCAGTTAAGGGCTTTTTAGGAATCCTATGGGTTGGTTTTTCGGTGCTGTAATCTAGCTGTCTTTGGGTTGTGTTCTCTGTAAAGTTACCTTTGCAGGCCGTGGAATCCGCTGTGGGGTTGTCTGCAGCGGCTGCGGAACTAACAGACACCATAAAGATAAGAACAGCCAGCAACAGGACATAAAAATCCTTCACCTAAACACCTCCAATCAGTTGATAATAGGATTATACACAAAACTCATATATATTACGGATCACCTGCAACCTATTACTTGATGGAGAAGAGTGGAAAGTTAGGGACAGAACTTTAAAAAGGCTTCCCCCTAAATTTATCTTCTTAAACCACTTCAGGCCCTATATGATGTGACAGTTGCAAGCAGGGTGATGACCCTTATCACTTCACAAATCCCCGCCTCCACTCCTGGCCCCCTTTATGATATCCAGGATTCCGGCTGTGATAAATAGTACTCCCGTTCCAGAGAATATCAGTACTTCATCTGAGAGTAGGGATGTTTTATTGATCCAGGCCACCAGCAGCGTAGATACTGTCATCAGCACACCTACAGGAATATCCAGTAACCAGGACTCCACCTCCAGGACCTCCTTGAGGAGTATGTTTACAAGGAAGAGTAGGAGGGGGACAGTGGGCACGGATATCTTATAGCCATGGATTAAGTCACGGATTTCAGATATTACCACCACGATGATGAA
This region of Methanothermobacter thermautotrophicus genomic DNA includes:
- a CDS encoding DUF2121 family protein gives rise to the protein MSLIITYISSKGCVMAGDKRRIAYFGDKSSREILEDELYAGKIKSDDELQRRASELGVNIKVTDDTCKVRSLGDVVVGEISQKTPFETRRRRIYATTGAYQIIELTGSRITSMEKGDTAIIVFGNKIAKEITNRFLKKRWRTKTSLKDVADLFRELMDHVSSQTPSVGSEYDLFIKSPSLDKKSAHKLLSDTIVRDVRLLQKWRAKLKQEMLDRREEMKLASRILTEGEVGRVMRQEGNHVEVKLAGDVEAYDTRWKKVAGPGDMVLMRVADGGTISPGEKIAVRDENLCVEGRDIKIDCDVIICRREE
- a CDS encoding MBL fold metallo-hydrolase, which gives rise to MVADDFATITQKRMTGGLRIDGIAGMNIHIDPGPGALVRSYQFDSDPKKLDAVMVSHSHTDHYTDAEVLIEAMTRGMTRQRGTIMGSLSVMEGYRDWGPCISDYHMRKSRCITLSAGETVDIGDLEVTGTGTVHGDPTGVGFRFRADDLSVSYTSDTEYFDGLAEYHRGADVLIASVIRPGDEHIRGHMCTDDFIRLVEDVEPGIAVMTHLGMKMILNDPEMEAFRVQEATGIRTLAARDGMKLDLDGSSLDIS